A part of Papilio machaon chromosome 23, ilPapMach1.1, whole genome shotgun sequence genomic DNA contains:
- the LOC123722323 gene encoding uncharacterized protein LOC123722323, whose amino-acid sequence MVSFDVDSLFTNVPIKDSIDVIKVILSKNNIPMEYAKLLEHCLVTSYFLYNGQYYKQIDGVAMGSPVAPVVANIWMEHFENIAITATPSPVKLWKRYVDDVFCIMRGNQADIECYLSYLNSIHDKIKFTCEVEKERKLPFLDVLVKVRPDGSLGHSVYRKPTHTDRYLHASSHHHPLHLNAVVTSLVNRAHDLCDKDHLPGELEHLSNVLRRNGYDGKLKARRHKRNRPMEVARQPAFLPYVRGVTDKLSKILSKYAIKTIFTPDSKIAQKLRSPKDRIPFETPGVYKINCSCGSSYIGQTKRTITSRIKEHIRAVKNNDPQKSAIAEHLLDPSTNHWIELHSPQVLSTERHYIPRLVREAIEIAKCKNFNREDGFKLSSAWNPVIQYYNKTGQQPTSISAV is encoded by the exons ATGGTCAGTTTCGACGTCGATTCGCTCTTCACCAATGTACCCATTAAAGATAGCATAGATGTCATAAAGGTGATTCTGAGTAAAAATAACATCCCGATGGAATATGCCAAGTTACTTGAACACTGCTTGGTTACGAGTTACTTTCTGTACAATGGTCAGTATTATAAACAGATTGATGGCGTGGCTATGGGAAGCCCTGTTGCCCCCGTAGTTGCTAACATCTGGATGgaacattttgaaaacattgcCATCACAGCCACACCATCACCAGTTAAACTGTGGAAAAGATACGTAGATGACGTTTTTTGTATTATGAGGGGTAACCAGGCAGACATCGAGTGTTACTTGTCATATCTCAACAGCATCCACGACAAAATAAAGTTCACCTGTGAGGTAGAAAAAGAGAGGAAACTACCTTTTTTGGACGTTTTAGTTAAGGTTCGACCGGATGGATCACTCGGCCACTCTGTGTACCGGAAGCCAACTCACACTGACAGGTACCTTCACGCGAGCTCACACCATCATCCACTACACCTGAACGCTGTAGTGACGTCACTAGTGAATCGAGCCCATGATCTTTGTGACAAAGATCACTTACCAGGTGAACTCGAACATTTGTCGAACGTACTGCGGCGGAATGGATATGATGGAAAGCTGAAAGCACGACGACACAAACGGAACAGGCCGATGGAGGTGGCGAGACAGCCTGCTTTTCTGCCGTACGTCAGAGGGGTAACTGACAAACTGTCGAAAATTTTGAGCAAATAcgcaataaaaactatttttacccCTGACAGTAAGATAGCACAAAAACTGCGATCGCCCAAAGACCGTATTCCGTTTGAAACACCCGGTGTCTACAAAATCAACTGCAGCTGCGGCAGCTCGTATATAGGACAAACCAAGCGCACCATCACCAGTCGCATAAAGGAACATATACGAGCTGTTAAAAACAACGATCCTCAGAAGTCGGCAATAGCTGAACACCTTTTGGACCCCTCCACCAATCACTGGATTGAACTTCATAGTCCCCAGGTACTATCGACAGAACGCCACTACATACCAAGATTGGTTAGAGAAGCGATTGAAATTGCTAAATGCAAAAATTTCAATCGCGAAGATGGGTTTAAATTGTCGAGTGCCTGGAATCCAGTGATCCAGTATTACAACAAGACTGGACAGCAACCGACTTCGA TTAGCGCAGTGTGA